The Arcobacter sp. CECT 8983 genome contains the following window.
TTTATTTTCCTTTAGTTAAACTTTTTATTTTTTGCATCATTTACTAATTCATTTGCCATTACTGATACTTCATCTGCTATTGTTTTTACTTGATTTGCTTCACTTGCATTTTCTTGTGTTACACGGTCTAGCATTGTTACTGCATCATTTATTTGTTCTATTCCTGTCATTTGTTCTTTACTTGCTTTTGAAACATCTTCTATTATATGGATTGTTTCTGTTATATGGGTATTTAATTCTTTATATCCATTTATCATTTCATCTGATATCTTTTTACCATCATTTGCTTTTAGGTTTGCATCTTCTACTAAATCTTTTATTTCTCTTGCTGCTTGGGCAGATCTATTTGCTAGGTTTCTTACTTCCCCTGCTACTAC
Protein-coding sequences here:
- a CDS encoding methyl-accepting chemotaxis protein, with the translated sequence VVAGEVRNLANRSAQAAREIKDLVEDANLKANDGKKISDEMINGYKELNTHITETIHIIEDVSKASKEQMTGIEQINDAVTMLDRVTQENASEANQVKTIADEVSVMANELVNDAKNKKFN